Genomic DNA from Setaria italica strain Yugu1 chromosome V, Setaria_italica_v2.0, whole genome shotgun sequence:
GGTTTAGATATGAAAAAATGAATGAATAAATAGATAATGTAATGCTTTTGTAGCGTAGGGCATCATAGAACACTAGAACTTAACCACAATATATGAGGATAAACTAAACAAAGGCAAATTTCACTTGGGATGAACGAGTCTAGTTTGAATAGTTTGGGACTTGGGAGGTTAATTGACTCATCATTTTGTATGAGGGGTTAAGTGCACAAATAAGATAGTTAAGTAAAATAGgcttttttatttgaaaaaaatggaAAGGTGGTCATATATCAAAGATAACGAAGGAGATCTGTACCTTTTCCTATTCTATTTGTTCGAACATTATTGTTACTGTTAGAAAGGGACTAATAGGCGTCTTGGGAGAAAGCTGATGAGGCACGGGTCCTCGTTGTAGAATGTGGCCTGGTGCCATCCATTTGACTTCCACGAGTGGAATTCCGGCATATTTCGCAATCATTCCCTTGGCTTTCGCAAAATTTGTAGGGTACGCTCACTCCGCTTCTGCAATTTATATGactcatctcttttttttttttgataaatttaTATGACTCATCTCAATTTGTTAAGGGAAGCTACGGGTACGGCTCTAGCCTATATACTAAATAAACAGTACAACTAGTTCCGAAGTGGAATAGTGGGTAATTGATGGGAAATGAAATATGCAGGTGCAAATTCATCTCTCAACTTTGACTCcgcttttctaaaaaaataacttCATATGAGTAAATAACTTAGATATATTTTTTATGTATTTTACTTGTGTTTCAGAGTCATAGATGCAAAGAGTACGTGTACTTCCCAAAGCCTTAATATATTCCTCCATTAAAGGAGAAGGAGACACATCTCTAGTAGATATAATTTACTATTTGTTAGTATGGTTTTGTTCCAGGTGGTACAAGAAAGTAAGGACATATGATTAATAAAATGTTAAGACACAAGATCTGCCGGTGTAGTTTCTCGGTGTGCGTGAGTGTATACATGAAATCTCATGCCAATTTGTTTAGAGAATTGTAAATACATAGAAAAATATGCATATGATCTCTTTAATTTACATGCCAATCAACATATATATTTTAAAAACAGTTGATAGGTATCCGATTAGCTGCGCCAACAAAGACTACCAAAATCAGGAGTGTACTGTACTACTGTGTAGTCTGTCCTAGTCTACTAAAACAAGACTTCAACCCAAAAGTACTTATTAAACAAACAAAAGTGGAATCTCATAAAATCGAAGAAGTATCAGGGGTGTAGTAGAAAAACGCACCAGTAGCATGAAATGAAACTGAAAGCCACGAGGGGCTAGAGTACTAAAATATCCCTCCATTACTCTCACGGTGCCTCGCATCCCaaactcctcttcctcttcctcttcttcgttTCCGATTCCAGCTTCTGTTTCGCCGTCACGGAAATTCCGATTGCGGCGCCGTTCCGGATTGCTCACTCCAGCCCGCAAATGGTCATCATCATCGGCAGCAGCTTCTCGAAGAATTCATGATCCTTCAGCGATGGTATGGCGATTCCCCCGTTCTCCTCTGTTTCTCTCTACCTCGCCAAAGCCTCCATGCGATTTCTTCATCGGTCTAGCTTCTCCTACGGGTGTTTCGATACGAGTTTGATTGAGAGATGTTTTCTTTTGGGAAGATCATGAGAGTTTAACCGCCTCCGCTACTGTCGCTTCTTTTGGGGTTTCTTCGGATTGGAAGTCGCTCTGCTTCCGCTACTGTCGCTGTTTTTCGGTTTCTTCGGATTGGAACTCGCTCTGCTTCCGCTGCTGTCGCTTCTTTCCGTTTCTTCGAATTGGAACTCACCAGGCTTTCTGAGCAAGTGCTGATTCTGGAATGAATTTATTGCCAGAATCCACTGTTTGATTGCTTTTCTAATGGTGAAGAGTTTGCCGGAATCTATTCGATTCGCTTCTGCAGTATGTTTGTCCTGCTACTATTTTATCATTGATTTGATAAACCGAATCCACTGAATTCCGTTCAGAGAATGAATTTTTACGACAATCAGGAGAAATATTTTCTTCCGATGACTGTTATTGAGCAGAAATTCACTATTCTATCCTCTGCTCCttccattttcattttgttttcccCCGTTGATATAGTTGTTAGGTTCTTGAACTGGCAAGTTCATTATGGGGTGTTAGTTTAATGAATCAGAAACTGGTCTCCACAAAAATGTTCTGGCTTGCTGCTTGTGGGGGCGGAAGTTGAATGAATCAGAAACTACTTTCCTGCTTTAATTCGACAATTTCAGTTAACTCTGCTTTTTCTGCATGAATATGGGGTtcgttttgttttcttcttgaaCAGGTGCGTTTTGTTAAAGTTTGAATTATGTGGTTGCTTCCTCCTCTTTGTAAGCGCTGTTTTTCACCGTGCATCAATGACCCCCTTTACCCCTTCAGTTTCATAACTTTAACTTTTTGGCCACGAAAACCCGTGTTAACAGTTAGGCATGCTTTATCAGTTAGCTCGACTGCAATTATAGAACTAATTTCCTTCTATTATAAGTAACTTCCATTATGttgcaaagttcaaaaaaaaaagttttcttGTCGCAACTTAACCCGGTTTGTTTCTCCACACTGTTAAATTCTTGATTCCAGTATCTGAAACCTGTGCTGAACTGATTATAAcatcatactccctccgtcccaaattactatttgttttgatttttctagattcatagcttttgctatgtacgtagatatatgatatatctagatacgtagtaaaagtcatgtatctagaaaagtcaaaacgaatagtcatttgggatggagggagtatttctgTTTGAAAATTGAAGTAGCCGCGCACCTGTGCATGTCTTTTGGATGCTTTCCCTCCCTGAAGTCTGAATACAGCTCGTGCAGCAGGCTGGGGTTGCTGAGTTTTTAACCCTTGTTAGTTTCTTTGCGTAGAGGTCACACTTGCAGTAGATTTCAGAGTGAGTTTTAGCATAGCTTACCTTCCTGGAATGGGTTTCCCGGGAATATGAGTTTGCCTCATTCTTCCTGAACCGATTTCCTCCTTGAGAAGTCCTTGCTTCCTGGTCAAGTCTAGTTTTCAGCAGTTCAGACATGTTGAATCTTGATGCAATGCAATTGCAACTGCATGTACGATGTCCTCACTCATTGTTCCTTCTGACGACCTGCCGCAGGGTCCGATCTCCAATGATACGTCGCATAAGAGGTTCTTCAGCATCGCGCCACGGGCGGCACTGATCTTTTTCGTGCTAATATTCGTCGCAGGCGCAATATTCACGCTTGATCACAAGGAGGTGCGTTCTGGCAGCTAAGCATGTTTCTTTATTTCTTGGATGTTTTCAGCAGGTGTACACTCTGAATTCTGGAAGCTCATTCCTGCTCAAAAtgtttcttcagaacttgtcgATATTGCAGTTGCAACGGAAAGAAGTGTTTGCAACTGAGGAGATCAGACCTCCAGCGACGAGCGAGTTGCATGCTGAACCAACAGAGGAACCCAACATCTGTGAGGTTAAAAACATATCCATTTGCTGATATTATTCATGGCGATTTAACACCTGAGAGTAGTACAAGAGCAGTTACTGAAGAACTCTTATTCTGAAAACTCTGCAGAACCAATGCAGACCTTCAGGCAGCGAGGCCTTGCCAAGGGGCATCGTGCAGGACATGTCAAACTTCGAGATGGAATCCCTGGGTGGCAACCCTGACCGGAGGAAAGACCGCAGGCTGTCGAAAAGCCTCCTCGCCATCCCCGTCGGCATCAAGCAGAAGTCCGTCGTCGACAAGCTTGTCTCCAAGGTAACCTCCGTCTGAATTGCGATACATTTCGTTGCCCTCAATTGTTCAGCCCTGCTGCTTCATGTAGTAGCACCATGCTCTTGCCTGACTCAAGTGATCACCGTGTAGTTCCCAGCTGCCAACTTCATTGTGATGCTGTTCCACTACGACGGCATGGTCGACGGTTGGCGAGACCTCAAGTGGTCCGACCGCGCCATCCACGTCGCCGTGCGCGACCAGACCAAGTGGTGGTTCGCCAAGAGGTTCCTGCACCCGGACCTGGTGGCAGAGTACGAGTACATCTTCCTCTGGGACGAGGACATCGAGGTGGACAGCTTCGACCCGCTCAAGTACCTGAGCATCGTGAGGAGGGAAGGGCTCGAGATCTCGCAGCCGGCGCTCGACCGCCGGTCGCTGATCCACCACCGGCTCACGGCGCGCGCCCGCAAGGGCGACGTCCACCGGCGGTTCTACAAGACGAACGGGCACGGCCGGTGCTACGGCAACAGCACGGGGCCGCCGTGCACGGGGTGGGTGGAGATGATGGTGCCCGTGTTCTCGCGCGCGGCGTGGCGGTGCGCGTGGCAGATGATCCAGAACGACCTCATCTACGCGTGGGGGATGGACTACAAGCTCGGGTACTGCGCGCAGGGCGACCGGTGGCGCAACGTCGGCGTCGTCGACAGCCAGTACGTGCTCCACCGGGGCATCCCCacgctcggcgacggcggcaaggCGACGGTGACCGCGTCCACGTCGACGTCGTCAGCGACAGACCGGCTGGCGGTGAGGCAGAGGTCCTACACCGAGCTGCAGGTGTTCAACAGGAGGTGGAAGGAGGCCGTGGCGGAGGACGGGTGCTGGACCGACCCTTACCCGAATCCCGCAACCAAAGGCTGAGTGGCTGACCGTCCGACGGGAACGAGATAGCTTAAGCAGGGAGGTACAGTAGTCAGTAGCTGTTACATTGACGTTGCCTAGATGATAGATTATACACACCATATTTACAGGTTCAGAGAGCTCAGAGCAGGGCTCGTATATGATGTACagattgttttttttccctctctgaTCTCCAAGGGAATAAGCAAGCGtgaataaaaaaaagattatgTGATTTTTTCCCCTTACTTTTTCAGTAGTGAGATGATGAATGCAGTTTCGACATTTAAAAAAAGTTGACCAACCTAAGAGATGCTAGCTTCACATGGAGAAGAATATTTTGGTACAAACGAATTGCATATTCTTTTTTCGAATTTGGTTAAAAGAATTTCGCTCGTACAATATTTATCTCTTTGATATTTTGTTTCTGTGTGAAACAATCAAGCAACCTGTGCCTTTGCTATTCGTCGGAAAAAACTTGTTCCTTTGCTGACCTTTTGTATAGGAAGATCTGCAGGCTGCATTTCCACAATCCCTTACAGCTCACATCATTGATCTGAGATTAGTAGCTCTAGCTGAAGTCAGATGTTCTCGTTAGACATCATCAACGAGACAAACGACGATGCAGCGGAGCTCACGGGGGGAAGCAACACCGGTGACTAGAGAGAGCTTTACCAAGTGAAGACAGCCGGACGCAATATATCGCTGACAAAAAAAGCAGTTTCTCACTTTCACTTATGCATCTTGTTTCTCTCGAAAACATTGATCATCCAAAGATTGTGATCCAGTAAAGATTTGTACATCagcattttgttttgtttgactgGGTTAGTTATTGGGCTGATTCTTTCCCAGTTACTTAGTGGGCTAAAATTGTAATGGACTTGTCTCGCCTCTGTCCTGTAACTGCCACGCAGATAATCCGCAGTGGCCCATACGGCCGGGCCGAACCGGACCAGGCCACACAGGCAGGACAcagccaggcggcggcgggtgttTGTTGGGCCACTTCCTTTTCGATTCTGATGCTACATATTGGGCTGAACTGTTTCATGGGCCTAACCGTGAGGCTGGCTATCCGTCACAGGATGGCCCACAAAGAAAAATGGGCTGCAGGAGGTGACAGTTGGGGCCCAAGCCCAACGGAGGTTGGAGCTTGTGGCGGAAGGCGCGCCAACCAAGCAAACCCTATCCCCTGTACGCCTCCTCCCTCCAAAACACCAACGGAATCGGATTCCCCATGGCAGCATCCACCACctcccatggcgccgccgctcgccgtagTTGGCCCCGCCTTAGCCGCGCCGAGCTTCCGCACCGCCCTCCCCTTCCGCCTACGTCCGCGGAAGATCCCCTCTTGGCGCCGCGCGGCCCTACCCAACGATGAGGTCTCTCACGGCCCCAAACCCACGCGCTGATACGAGCGGATCATGTTTCCATGCCGCATTTGTGATCGGTGGTTTGATTTTATCGTGTGTTGACGTTCTGTATAGGATTACTACTTGATCGATGCGGAGGAGTCCATTGGGGACGGCTTCTCCTTCAGTGGAGGTTAGTGCTTGGGAATTCTGAGATTTTATCAAGCGGGTTCCATCCATTCGGGTTGCTTAATATTGTTTTTGTTTCGTTCTCGTTAATGCGTTATTGGTTCAGGGAAGTACGGCGAAGGACCAAGCAAGTCGGACGAGTGGTTTGCTCAGGGGAAAATGGTATGATGCTACTCTGTAATTGGTGAATGGTTCCATCTGACATTAAATTTCACAATCGGAAGCTGAGAAATGGACACATGTTGGTGCCTTTACCTTTGTAATTTAGTCCAATGCCATGAATTTCTGGTTTTATCAAGTGCCTGCAGGGCGCATTTAGATGTTCATTTGCGCGCGCGCACATGCCGGTGTGGTGTGATTTGTTGTGGTTGCATTAGGTGACTTTTGATCTGATCACGTTGAATTGTAATGCAGATAGATGCTTACCCAGTATATGGAGACAAAGGAAAGGCAAAGGACCCCTTCTTTGGCCTGACGATGGGATCAGGATCTCAACCTTCAGATGATGTATTCAGGTGAATTGAGCTATATTGGTTAGCAGGGTGTCAGGTACAAAAATGTGTATCGCATTCAATCTTGTACTTTTATGCCGTGTGTCTACTTTCTTGAAGCATGTTGACACATTACAGAAGACAGCTCTTGTTTCCATTTTCACTGTGATGCAGATGGTTCTGCGTGGAGGCTGGGAACTCTTCTAATCCTAAAGTGCTTTTAATTCATGGCTTGCCATCACAGGTGAGGTTTTATCTGCTTATTGCTTATTTCTTGCATGATTAACAAACTGGTAGATATGACATATGTCTTTACCTCAGTTTCATGTATCCTACTGAAGTTTGGCTAATGTCAGAACAACAAAATGATGAGTCTATAATTGAATTAGCACTTTTAAGTTCTTCAAAACCTGCGTTTGCTTTATATGATCCCTTACCGAAAGTGGCTGAACTGATTTATATGATTCATAACCACACTTGGTTACAGGCGTACTCTTATCGCAACGTGCTGCCTGTACTATCGGACAAATATCATGCCGTTGCTTTTGATTGGCTTGGTGAGTTACACACATCTCTGCTGTTTGATCAATGCAAAAGGGTCTGATCTGGCATGTGGAAAAGAACTCACGCATATATTGGTGTTGCTGTTGGCACAAAATGTTCCGGAAAGTATTGACAGTTTTGGTTGATGAGTATATACCAACACAGAGTCGTCACCTGTACCAAATATCATCTTTTGGCATGAAAACTCAAAAATAAGCCAGCATTTGGTTATAATCTGACACCCGCAAATTCTACCAAAATCATGCAGAAGCATTATAACCTTCTAAAAACGCATAAATCTTGCTGCTCTGTTCTCAGCTATTGGGATTGGGGGCAGAATGGTTTTATTTATCTAATTTGAATGCGAAGAAGTTTATATCTGCAGGGTTTGGATTTTCTGATAAGCCTCAACCAAAATATGGTTTTGACTATACACTTGATGGTAAAATGATCGAAACATACTGATAATTCTGTTTCAACCAAATATGCATACTCAGCAACATAATGACATCAACTCCTATGTTTCAGAGTATACTGCGTCCTTGGAATCTCTAGTCAATGCTGTTGCTCCTGATAAGCTCTCTATTGTTGTCCAGGTTCTTCTCATTGTGACAGTGTTTATGTATGTATCTCTATGATCTTTGTTGCATGAGAATGTAAATTTTTCAGGGCTACTTTGCTCCAGTTGCAGTCAAATACGCTAGTGAATATCAAGACAAATTGAACCATCTTGTTCTAGTTAACCCACCGGTTAGTTCTTTTTTGAACTAGTGTATAGATTATGCAGAGACTTACATTCATAAATACAATTCTTCCTTCACAAGCTTCATAGTCGTACACTGAtcttaaaatatttttatattatagATAACTGATAAACATGTGAGCCTGCCATCTCCCCTGGCTTCATTCAGCAACTTCTTGTTGGGAGAGATATTTTCTCAGGTTAGCAGACATCATGTCAACTGAGTTTAGCCCTATGTGACCGATTTGGGTTTGCGACTTTGCGTTCGGATGTAATTCCTTTGCTTGAATTCTTTCAGGATCCTCTCAGAGCTAGTGATAAGGTATTGACTAGTTGTGGCCCATAcatgatgaaggaggaagatgCTATGGTGTATAGAAGACCATACCTTGTCTCTGGTTCCTCTGGGTTTGCACTGAATGCAATAAGCAAGGCTATGAAAAAGGACCTTAAGGTGGTTCCCCATCTATCTCATTGTGTTTGCTTCATTGAGTTTATATGTTCTTAATTGGATGCTTCTAACACAGGCTTACATTGAATCCATGAGAAGCATATTAGGAAGTGATTCGTGGAAAACAAAGACAACAATATGCTGGGGCATGAGAGATCGTTGGCTCAGCTATGATGGGGTGGAAGAGTTTTTTGGTGGCCTAAACCAGAAGATTGTAGAGCTGCCAATGGTTTGTCATGAAATCTACTATTTTCAAGTTTAATAATTTTCATGCTTGTTTGTGGCTAGGAGTGGTGTGGTTTGCGCTGCATCGTAGGGACACACGTGTTGTGCATGAATGTCTAATTCAATTTCTGGATTTGTTTCTTCATTTCATATTGTATTAATTCATATTCTCTTGTGCAATGACTTATGCAGGCAGGACACCATGTGCAGGAGGATCGTGGTGAAGAGTTGGGCAATATAATAAAAAGTATATTGAGGTAATCCTGTTTTTGTTTTTCTCCTCTGGTATGTCTTCAAATGAGCAAACTTAGGTTGGCAATCCAGTTAGGCAATAATGAAATATATTCATGCCATTTTTTTTGTAACTATCAACTTTTCCTGCCTAGACTGGCTCGGTGATAACAAACTCAAAACCAAATCTGCTTGCTGCACATTCATTTTAATAACAGAATGAATAGGCATTCTTCTTACATAATACATGTTAAAACATATTTGATATTACTCAGTAACTCTTGCCGTTTTATGCAATGAGGAAAGAAAGCAGGAGGCGTTTCTTAGCACTTGTTGTCAGCTTCAAGAGAAGAACGTATTTCGTCATTAGGCTTAAGGCTATGCACCCTCGTCTATCTAATTAACTCTAAAACAATATAAAAACCAACTAGCAATGGCAAGGAGACAAGCATCCCAAAAATAACCCTGCAAAATTGAGCAACAATATGGTTAAGACTGAGAAATTGCAGGAGCAAGCCTTCGACAACCACCAAGGTGTAGCAAGATCAAAATACTTACGCCGTACTGAGAACATCAGCATGCAACCCATATTCTTTTGCAAATATAAATGATGTGATGGATTGAGGTACTGCAGCCTGCAGAATGTTTGTACAAATGTTAGGCTATGCACAAGTTCCATACTTTAGGCAGAAAAAAAATCTCAGGAGATTAATATCATACACATGTGCTCTCATTATTCACTGGAAACAAGAACACACTGGGGCACCAAACCGACTCTCAAAAAATAAACTGGGTTTGATGCTTAATATCGGGCCTACACAACCGTAGCATCAGCTACCAGCTGATAACCTTACCAAACCTTGGTGCATGTTTGAAGGCCACTTTCGAAGTAATGCTTGCCTAGGTAACTCCAGCATGACAAGCAGAAATAATGTTTATCTTTGAACATCTGGAAGCTCCTATCTCCCCAAAGCAAAACTGATACCATTTTACATTCTTTTATCATATTATATATAGGGCTAGAAGTGTCTAAAGTCTAAATCGGGTATTATGATGGAATGACAGTGACATCAGTCAAAGCGGCAAACAGAACAAATTATTCTCTTCTGTTATTTGACCGTGCTCCACAATAAAAGAAAAACTGCTCCCCCCAAGAAAGCAAACCAAATATTTTGATCAAGTTGAGGTTAGTTCATCTCCAGCTAAATGCGCATTAGCTGGCATGATGAATAGATATGCCCTGGTGCATCTTACAAGTGGAAGCTCCACAGCAGCAACTACTGGGTTTTAAAACCTTAAGCAGAATTATGTCATTGGACTTTATATATATTTCTCTTAATATATTGGAGCTGGTGTTTAATTAATATAGTTTCATCCTCATTATGCATCTGATGAGTGGTTGGTGATGGCTTCCTGAGTTGATGCTTCTGACATGGCATTTTGCTTAGCAGATGACCACGAATTGTGTGGGGACAGTCTCTAGAACATGCCAAGAACAGTTGCGCTACGCTGGTGTAATGATCATGCTGCACTTTCTTGAACAAAGTTCTGTTTGCTGAGTACGTTTTTTAAAATGAGATGGATTtcaatgatgttttctcttATCTCCGGCAGGAGTCAAAATGTGGCAAagcagtttcaaaaaaaaaaagtggcaaAGAAAAGTGAGGCTGCACCGACCCATTGAAGGCCAACCCTCCGGCTGGATAGGTTTATTATGAAAACACTACCTAAAGTGACGTTCTACATCTTTGGACAACAACAGCAATACCGGTTTTGTGTTCCATGTTCTCGGAATAGGATTCATGCATATGGTTTAGTGTTGGAAAATTTAACGTTTGACTTATTTTTCTGCATGATATGAAATTATGAATGCTCTTAAACAAGATCAGGGTAACCAATATATTTATACTGAAACGATGATGATAACAACCGTTATCTGGAATGCGCACTTGCATAAACATCTGGAGTTTGGGACTAATTAATTACTCTGTTATTGCGCCTTTGGGCACGCTTAGTTTATTAAGCTACATATAAGGTTCATGTTTATGGCTGTGGAAGCAACATTGGTCTTAAAGCACAAGTGGGTAAGGTTAGTGGTGATGTGCTGTCCTAGTGCTGACAAGCTAAGCTCAAATCTCTCGTAGTGAAGTCTGGTTTTCACATCAGATCCTCCATTTGTTGAGGTATCCTTCTTTTATCTCGTGGCATTGCCTCTGATTTGCTGATGACCTTTATTCTTGGCACGTCTACACAAAACGGTCGGGCGGCTTGTGTGATAGTAGTATTTTTCTGGGGATGCAATCTAATGTCGGTGAAATGCAATCATGATGTATGACCTTGGGAAATCGTcttttttttcaagataaacTACTATATCCAAAAATGAACTAAATATCTAGAAAGGTCAGTGATTTGTTCGTGCATGTGCCTATCAGTCGTGCGACGCGACGCTCAATTGGGACAAGGGACGTTTGTCAAAAGTAAAGTTGCGAGACTTGGGTCTAAAGTGTTGCTAAAAGTTAGGATTACACGCCTACAGAAGATCGACATCATCATACCATC
This window encodes:
- the LOC101761255 gene encoding uncharacterized protein LOC101761255 isoform X2, whose protein sequence is MGPISNDTSHKRFFSIAPRAALIFFVLIFVAGAIFTLDHKELQRKEVFATEEIRPPATSELHAEPTEEPNICENQCRPSGSEALPRGIVQDMSNFEMESLGGNPDRRKDRRLSKSLLAIPVGIKQKSVVDKLVSKFPAANFIVMLFHYDGMVDGWRDLKWSDRAIHVAVRDQTKWWFAKRFLHPDLVAEYEYIFLWDEDIEVDSFDPLKYLSIVRREGLEISQPALDRRSLIHHRLTARARKGDVHRRFYKTNGHGRCYGNSTGPPCTGWVEMMVPVFSRAAWRCAWQMIQNDLIYAWGMDYKLGYCAQGDRWRNVGVVDSQYVLHRGIPTLGDGGKATVTASTSTSSATDRLAVRQRSYTELQVFNRRWKEAVAEDGCWTDPYPNPATKG
- the LOC101761255 gene encoding uncharacterized protein LOC101761255 isoform X1, with protein sequence MGPISNDTSHKRFFSIAPRAALIFFVLIFVAGAIFTLDHKENLSILQLQRKEVFATEEIRPPATSELHAEPTEEPNICENQCRPSGSEALPRGIVQDMSNFEMESLGGNPDRRKDRRLSKSLLAIPVGIKQKSVVDKLVSKFPAANFIVMLFHYDGMVDGWRDLKWSDRAIHVAVRDQTKWWFAKRFLHPDLVAEYEYIFLWDEDIEVDSFDPLKYLSIVRREGLEISQPALDRRSLIHHRLTARARKGDVHRRFYKTNGHGRCYGNSTGPPCTGWVEMMVPVFSRAAWRCAWQMIQNDLIYAWGMDYKLGYCAQGDRWRNVGVVDSQYVLHRGIPTLGDGGKATVTASTSTSSATDRLAVRQRSYTELQVFNRRWKEAVAEDGCWTDPYPNPATKG
- the LOC101762331 gene encoding uncharacterized protein LOC101762331; the protein is MAPPLAVVGPALAAPSFRTALPFRLRPRKIPSWRRAALPNDEDYYLIDAEESIGDGFSFSGGKYGEGPSKSDEWFAQGKMIDAYPVYGDKGKAKDPFFGLTMGSGSQPSDDVFRWFCVEAGNSSNPKVLLIHGLPSQAYSYRNVLPVLSDKYHAVAFDWLGFGFSDKPQPKYGFDYTLDEYTASLESLVNAVAPDKLSIVVQGYFAPVAVKYASEYQDKLNHLVLVNPPITDKHVSLPSPLASFSNFLLGEIFSQDPLRASDKVLTSCGPYMMKEEDAMVYRRPYLVSGSSGFALNAISKAMKKDLKAYIESMRSILGSDSWKTKTTICWGMRDRWLSYDGVEEFFGGLNQKIVELPMAGHHVQEDRGEELGNIIKSILR